The Bubalus kerabau isolate K-KA32 ecotype Philippines breed swamp buffalo chromosome 14, PCC_UOA_SB_1v2, whole genome shotgun sequence genome segment CCTGGAACTTTATAGTTCAGAACTAAGGGGACTGAGTGCATACCCTTCCCAGGGGATTGGTTCGGAAGCCTGTCTCTTGGGTTGCAGTTCTACAGACTGTTACGTCGGTGGCTCTAGGACGCTATCAGTTTTGGAAAGAGAAAATGCGACCATAACAGGGAACACACCATGCATTGGTAGGCGCATTCAGAGATACGATGCAAAGAGGCATTTCGAAATCTGAGTCCGAAAAAAGGCGATTCTTGGTCGCAGTTTTCAACCGCAGCTCTAGAGAGAATCCGGCCATCTGTGCCCGGCCTCAGGGTTTTCctgcaaaggagacagagaaacctAGCAGCGAAGGAAAAGCGGCCGCGAGAGGCGAGGGGAGGGGCGACCTAGGACGCTAACAGGCCGGCGGAGGGCGGTGCTAGCGGCAGGCGGAGGCGGGGCGGTCGCGCGCGccaccgccccgcccccgccccttcCGCGCGCCCTTCCCGGAGCGTTAACTGTTCCTCCCCGCACCGGAAGCGcgttcctttttccttccacgTCGCTGGGGAAAGGGCCTTTAATCGCGAGAGTTCCGTTCTCTTGAGAGCGCCTCCGCCGGCGCCTAGATCGCGCGAGACCGCGGAAGGAACCGAAGCGTGTGGCGCGCGCGGCGGCCGCGACGGGCACAAGATGGCGACGGCGACCATAGCGCTAGTAAGTGAGACCCCGGTGACCGCGGGCCGCCGCTCAGACCGCGGGAGCAGATTGTTGGCCCGGCCAGGGCGCCGAGGGTCCCTCGGGGACGTAGCGGCCGCTCCGGAGCCCAGCGCGAGCTTCTGCGGCCTTCGGTCGCgcgaggcgggggcggggcgggcgcgaGGGGAGGGGGGCCGGCCTGCGGCCGCAGCTTCCGGCCCGCAGACTACAACTTCCGGCAGCCGGCGCGGGAGCACCTGGCGCGGCTGTGACCCGTGGTGCGGCTGGGATTGACCGGGGTTGGGGGGTGCCCGTGCCGTGTGGCGACCCGGGTCTCTTCGCGGTGCGGTCGGGCGGGGCCAGACGGTAGTCGTTCCCCTCTGCCCACGTTGTGAGCCTGTATCCCAGACTTGAAGGCGGAGCACCGTGGAACCGTGGCATCTCCCCCTCCAGCGTGTAGGGGCCGCAGGGCGGGCCTGTAGGACGGGATCGGGCCTGTTGAGGAGGGAGGCTTTCGCTTCTTGAGTACAGAGCTGTGAACGGGCTCTCTGCTGATGTCCAGCGGAGAAGAGGTCTCCAGCCAGCAGGGATTCCGTCCTGCAACCCCTACTCAGGAAGGGAAGACGAGGCTTCTCATTACATCTCTCGTTGCACGTATCCTGAGCAGTCATATTGTCCCAAGCGCTATGCGAGGGCTTGGGGGAGCAGTAGGGAACGAAAGACAGTCTTGCCCTGTTCCGCCGTCTGCTGGGCGCTGGAGACCAGTTTCCACTCAGGGTGCCTGAGGTGTTAGGGCGCGTGCAGGCATCTCTCCTGCCTTGCTTAGTGCTCAGCCACATGGAGCGCTAAGCACAGATGGACAGCCTCTCCTCACACAGCACTTCTTGGGGAAGTCTCTCTTCACTCTTCCTCCTCCCAGACTTGTGCCACTGAGTCCCCTCACAGACCCTCACAGGGAACTTCACCCCTTTATTTACCTACCCCTCCCCAGCTCAGTCTAATGGATGGGGTTTGTGTGAGAGGCGTGTGGCTGGAGGTTGGACTGATGGGGGAGATCTGAGGGTCAGCGGGCGTACTTAGGCTGCCTCCCTCAGGCTCTGATGGCCACAGAGGGGGCGAACCTGCCTCACTGGGGCAGAAGCGGACTCCCAGTGAGAAGGCGGCCCCAGGCTCTGAGGGGGGCCCACGCTGTGTGAGTCTCAGATTTGGCTAACTTCACTGACTTCCTTGTGCCATATCCTGCTTCCTGCTGAAGCCACAGGAGCAACCACCTTTGTGACAGGGGCATTAGAGAGAAGAGAGTTGAAGGTGGAGGCCTTGGTGACTGTCTAAGTCACCAGAGTTTTAagatgatggagagggaggcttgAAGACAAGGACCAAAACTCCTGGGGAGGTGTAGAAGGAGCAGAGACCAGTGAGAGTGGAGGCCTCGTGTCCCCGAGCACCCGCAGACCTGCATCAGCACCACACCCCAGCTTTGCTCAGGGGCGCCCAGCTCAGCTGTGGCAGGGCCAGACCTGGTGGTGTCACAGTGGGGCTGGGTGTGTGCACTGGGTCTGGACCTTGGAAGCTGGGCTTTTCAACAAGGGTCTTCACTGCCCGTCTGAATCCTTTTCAGGaggttgatgctgctgctgctaagtcactttagtcgtgcctgactctgtgcgaccccatagacggcagcccaccaggctcctctgtccctgggattctccagacaagaatactggaatgggttgccatttctttctccactgcacgcatgcatgctaagtcgcttcagtcatgtccgactctgtgcaaccctatggacagcagctctttgggctctgtccacaggattctctaggcaagaatactggagtgggttgccatttccttgtccacagGAGTTTAATGAATGTATGTTAACATGCATATACAAACTGTAAAGGCCCAGACTTACCTTATCAGCTTGTGGGAATGAGGTCCAGTCTGTGGCCTAACACATTCCTCCTCTAACCTTTCAAATGAATAGGTTTCTAGAAGAGGCACCAGTTCCCTGCAGTGCTGCAGGGGCATAGcaaaagcttctccatcttctggtTTGTGCCTGCTGAAGAGTGCTGGTTTGCTGCCCTAAGCTGTGGCTTTGGCTGTTGTGGGAGGTGGGGTGAGTGGCACTGGACTTGGTGGACAGTGATCTCGGGGGGAAGAACCCAGGAAGATACAGAAGAGCCTCTTCTAACTTTTGTATGCCTTCCGCCTGGTCACTGCAGAAACAGGCCACGGGCCCTTCCTCTGAtacctgggctcactcctactTGGGACCATCGTCCTAGGAGTTCGATCTGGCAAAAGCACTGGACTCCCTCACCTTCCCAGAGGTGAAGGTGCTTGTTTTTCTCCTGTGGGTCCCAGCCTGCCTGTCACCTCACCGAGAAGCTGTCTCTGCTGCTGTGGCCTCGGGGCCCTCACACTCCCTCTCTCCAACCCTGTGCTTGGTTTTCTCCTTCGGGCTTGTGCTACAGAAATAACCTCGTGTCGGTGCTGGCTAGCATGTCTCTTGTCTTGCTTTTCGTGCATCCGCAGTGCCCCGCACAGAACCTGCCCGCGCTGTGGATAGCAGGGCGCCACGTGAAGGGTACTGACCAGATGGGAGGCAGCGTCCTGCACGAGTCCTGCTGTGGGGACTTGACTCTGGATGTtgtaataatacaaaaaaaaaaaatcactgaaacctGTGGATTGCTGGCCATGTGCAGGAATTGCCTTATGTATTGTAAATGGAGTTGGCCAGAGTTGGCCACTCGCTGAATCTTCCTGCCTGCCCCAGGAGACAGGCCTAATGAGCCTGAAGCTGGAGGTGTTAAGTAATTACTTGATTTTTCTGGTTTTCTAATGGAAATGATTCTTTTGCCCTGGGCTATTGATTAGTGGCAGTGCAGGGGTTTGGGCCCCGGAATCTTGGGGCTGcactgcaccccaccccaccacacacaccgtGTACACCCCCGCACTGCACACACGCTCCCCCACCCCACATACACCCACCAGAGGGAGTTTGCACCCCTCGAGGCGCTGCTGCCTGCTGCTGGGATGCTTTGTGACTGTGGCCTGCTGTGGTCACGGCTGGAGGATAGCGTAAGACTAGCTGTAATGATGAAGGGCAGTTCCCTCTAAGCTTTCTTAGCATCTGCTTAGAAAAGAGCCCTAGGCTCTGTGGGACTGGGGACGTTGTTTCTGCCGTGAATTCCCTGGGGTCGGCTGTCCTTTGTGAGTCCTGGGTGGACTGAATTTCCCTGCAAAGCCTCTTCTGAGCCATCTCTGGTCTCAGCATTGTCCTAGTTCCTGTTGGCTGCTGCACTTATTTGGGTGAGTGGGAAATCATCTGTACATGTGCCCTCAAGTTGATCTAATTCACAGGGGTCAAGAGGTTAGATTACATGCCCGGACCTGAAGTTACCTCTTCTTGGGGTTTTGCAAGGCAGCCTCTGCTCTGGTGTGTTCTGGGGGCTGCCAGGGCACTTGGAGCACAGCCAGACCCTCTCCCCAGATGCCAAGCACCCACTGGGTAGCACCTCTATCAGAAGGGCCCCGCTTTCCTTTGTCTCTCACTGGAGCATGGTTTCATGGCTCACAGCAGTGATCCACTTTCAGAGGGGTTCCAGGGAAGGAGCAGCGCTGGGTGGGCCACAGCTTCCACGCCCACTGGTCACATCTCTAGTGCAGTTAGGCTTGTGCTGCTGTCTTTCCTTTGAGGCTGGAGCACCTGAGACATAGTCTGGCCAGGTCAGCCCAGCGTCTTTGGCTTTGTGCTTAGCGCCTTGAGGGTGGGCAGGGCTCTCGCCCCAGGCTGTCGTCCTAGATGTGTGTGGGTCTTACGCTTGAGTTGGGAGTGGGTTCCTGCTCTGTGACTTCTGAGATGGTGGGGAAGTCTCAGGGCCCTTCCACTAAGACCCTGACTTCCATGATGTTGCCCACCTTCTGCCATTGGGCTGGCTTCACACCAAGTGCTCTTTGGCTCCTCGAGATGTGGCCAAACTCTCACCTGCCCTGAGTTAGACAGCCCTGGACAGTGTGTAGGGGGTGGAGGCATAGGGGAGCCTACAGAGGCAGCCCTGCTGCCCGGCCTGCCAGTCAGAGCCATCTTCAGGAGGGGCCTCGGGACCAAGACTGAGGTGTGGGCTGGCCCAGTGTGTGTGCAGGCTGCTAGCGAGGTGCCTCTGTCTGCCTCAAGGGGAGAGGGCCACCTGTGGTCCTGGTCGTCTTTTCCTGTGTGGCCAGAGGGCTGCTTTTGACCCAGGAGCGAGTGCCTTTTGTTGAGCGGGGCCCAGGAGCACAGCTCAGCTCTCCACACTATCTCTTTCTGAGGACTTACTGCCAGCCTGGGGCTGCCCCAGCCTCTGCTCTGGTTTCTCCTGGCCAGCCCTTTGGGCCTGGGCTCTGGGCAGCGGCAGGTGTGCTGGAGGAGCGGAGCGGGCAGGGTGAGGCGTGGAGGGGCAGCTGCAGGAAGCCCCAGGGCCAGGTCAGAGCTCTGACTGGCTCCTTGCTGGTCCTCGCAGAGTCCAGCTCTTAACCAGGGAAGACAAGCGAGGGCCCGGGCGGCTGGGTCTGCGAATGTTGTCACACCGTCTCCTTCCTGCCTGCAGCAGGTCAATGGCCAGCAAGGAGGGGGGTCCGAGccggcagcagcggcggcggcagtggTGGCAGCGGGAGACAAATGGAAACCTCCACAGGTACTGCCCTTAAGCGTTCTTGCCCTCaggcccgcccgcccgcccgcctgcctgcccgcccgcccgcctgccCGCCTGCCTGCCTGCGCGTCCCTGGCCCCAGAGAAACCTGGCTGGGGGGTGGGAGCGGGAGGAGCCCCGGGGACTCTGCCTTCTGGGCAGagaccctgccctgcccccttgCCACCCAGCCTCCCTCCTGGCTCCAGCTGCCTCCTCTCTGCATCCACTTGGCGTCCTCGCCTCACGTGTCTTCAGATCCCGGGCAGATGGTGGCTGTGGTCAGGTGGGCCCGAACCTCGGGCGGTGCGTGCCTTTCCCTGCTGGTGTCATACAGGAGGGTGGACGTGTCGTTCAGAATGTGCAGGGTGGTGTTAAGAGCCAGAAATAGAGTTTCCCTTCAGATCTCTAAGTAAAACATGAACGCCAACCCCTCTGCAGGTCAGAGCACAGGTCTGGGGCCTCGACTTCAGCGTTGGCCTGGAGGGTCTCAGCCAGTGCTGATCGCCAGAcccgtggggtgggggtggagcgcTGGGCCTTGCTGTCTTCGGATAAGAAGGTTCTTTATGCTTCTGCATGGCAGTGCCTGCCTCCAGAGGACTGGGCAGGACCTCAGCAGGGTGGCCTGTGTGGGCTGTTGGGGCCGGGTGCCCAGCTTGCCTGGGGAGGGCTGTGGTATGCAGCCTGGATCCTGGGAAGCTATGGGGGCTGAAGCTGATGGGCAGGGGGGCCAGGGTGTCCCTCTAGCCAGCCTTCCCGATCTGGCTGGCTATGTAGCCAGCCATTGGTTGGTAGGAGAAGGGCTTTTTGTTTCTCAAGACAAAGAGGAGATTGAGAAGTTTCTGAGGGGCTGAGAGGGGCTGGCATTGATCACCATGGTGACGGCCTGCTCTGGAGCCGTGGCCCCGGCCCTCGTCCTCTTTTCCCACTGAGGAGAACTGGGCTCGGGGCTGGCGGGCAGGCCGAGAGGACCGCCGTGCAGGAGCCAGACTGCACTGCCAGAGGAGGGGCTGCCAGAGCTTCCCGCCCTTTGACCCTGTGCTAGAAACCTAGCACTGCAGCTGGTCAGGAGGGTGCTTCTCAGGGTCTGGGTCGCCAGCCCCTTCCTGCCGCCTTTGTGCCTCTCTCTCTGGTTGCCCGTCACTCCTGTGCTGGGGGCCTGCCTCTCGTCCCTGCTGTCCTCCCGAAGCTTCACGCTGGGGTTGGAGAATCCCCAGTCCGGACGGTTGCTAGCCACCCAGCGCCTGGTGACTGGGCAGGTGTGCTCCGAGCCCCCGCACACACGCTCCTGCCACTCCCACGGCTGTGTCCTTCCCCTGCCAGCAGCTTAGAAATGCCTTTCAGCAGAGGGCATACCTGCACTCCTCGTAGCACCCGCCCTGGCCCGCAGCGGGCTGGGCCTGCCACTGTCAGAGCATCTCCTCGTTCCTGTGCTCACCCAGCGTGTTGGCGGGTGTCCATTTCTGTTCCCTCACGGTGGGCCTGTTTCTGGCTTCTCTTGCCAGGGTGCTAAGCATAGCCCAGGGAGAAGTTTGGTGAGGTGGGCTGGGAGAGCAAGTCCAGGTCTCCAGATGGtgtgcagggctgggggtggggcaccGCCTGCAGCTGTCCTGGGAGGGTGGCGCCTCCCAGACTTGCTCTTTTGAGTGGTCCCTAGAACTGGTCCTGAGCAGGGAAGCTGAGTCTGTGGCTGTGAGATGATGTTGGGGGCCTGGGTGCCAGGCAGCCCAAGAGCGGGGCATCCCAGAACATTCAGAGAGCCCTGGCCCTCCCCTTGTCTGGGAGGCCAGTGCCAGCCAGCTCTCCTGTGCAACTTGAGCCTGAGGTTCTGGGGTCGGGCTTGCCATGAGGGCTGGGCTCCTCTGACTGCTCATTGCTTGTCTTGGTGACTCCAGAGGGGCCTGGGTCCTGCAGCTGCTCTGGGTGGGCCAAGGACCCCAACGTGCCTGTCTGTTTTGGTGTGTGTCTTACCAGTGGGTCCTGGAGGAGACAGGTCTGGGACAGCACTGGGCTGTTGGACCCATGTCCGCCCCAGGCGGGAGACAGTCTGTCCCTGGGGACGGGCTGAGCTGCAGGCCACGCGCAGTGGTCGGGTAGAGGGCGGGGTGGGCCTGGGGCCATGGGAGGGCCGTCGGGGACTTGCTCTCAGCCATCTCCCTGCTCCCGTCTGCAGGGGACAGACTCCATCAAGATGGAGAACGGGCAGGGCACAGCCGCGAAGCTGGGACTGCCTCCCTTGACGCCCGAGCAGCAGGAGGCCCTCCAGAAGGTGAGCGCGTCCCTCCTGGGGCTCCGCGGCAGGGGATGCCTTTGGGGGCGGAGGAAGGCCCATCTCCCCACAGGCGGGCCCCCCAGTGCTCCTCACTGCCTTCTCTCGCAGGCCAAGAAGTACGCCATGGAGCAGAGCATCAAGAGCGTGCTGGTGAAGCAGACCATCgcccaccagcagcagcagcttaccaATCTGCAGGTGAGCCaccctcccgcccccaccccgccgctGCTCTCCTACTCGTGCCTGCGGCCATCCCCGCGAGGTGTTGTGGTGCTCCGTTTCTCAAGGACTCCTTGGGACCCCCGGGTTCCTCCCTAAGGCACGAGTGGCCCAGCCCTACCCACCTATTGAGAGCCCACGGCCCCTGCCAACCCTCTTCTGTAGCCCTGCACCCCTGCCCTTCCCCAGTAGGCTCCTCTTCTCGGACTTCAGACTGTGGCCTTGGGTCACCCCCGAGCCGTGTGCCCAGCTGCGAGGCTGATGGTGTAGCCCCGAGGGGcgtttctccccacccccacggcCTCGGATAAGAGCGGTCAGGCCCCCGCCCCTGCAGTGAGTCCAGTCCAGCGGCTCAGGGCCCAGGATTGAGAGGACAGGCTGGGGACGCCTCCCCAGGGCCCTGCTCTAGGCTTATGGCCAGAGGCAGCCATGGCCATGGGGGAAGAGGACAGGGTGAAGCCGACAGGCCTGGGCCTCGAGCCTCCCGCACCCCGCCCAGCCCGCAAAACGTTCACGCTGCCAGGGGTGCCTGGCTCTTGACTGTGCTCCGTccgctcctcccctccctccccctcctcctcctcctcctgctcctcccccttccttcttGCCCCTGCCGGCCAGGCTGCGGGGCGGGGCACCTGGGGCTCTGAGGCCCCCCTGGGCAGGTGCCGGTGGCCAGCCAGGTGCCCGGCAGCGTGGGAAGGCAGGCGGGCCTCCTGGCAGGGCGGGGACTCCGGGCCTTGCCGCTGTCTGCGTGAGGTGTGACGAGAGCGGAGACTGCTCGGCTCCAACAGACTGAACTCTGTCTTTACTGTCTTTCAGATGGCAGCAGTGACAATGGGCTTTGGAGATCCTCTCTCACCTTTGCAATCGGTCAATAGACATGCTCACTTCTTCCGGGGCTCATGTCCTTAGTCAGGGCTAGAGGGGGGCAGTGCGCCCATGTGCTGGGGACCTTGCTCCCCGTGGCCGGCCCTGCCCGCCAGCTCAGGACGCGCGCAGCAGAGCGCCAGGCGCGGCGGGGCCAGTGGTGTGGGGGGCACCCACCCCGGGACCGCCCCTGGGGAGGCCTGCATCTGCTCTGAGGGCCCGCCTTAAAACTAACCGGCCAGGTAACTGCAGAGGGCAGCCGGCCAGGAGGGCAGCTGCCCGCGCCAGGCCCCCCGCACCCGTGCCGCCTGCACACATCGGGTGTGCCACCAGGCCTCCAGCTCCGCCGGGCACCAGGCTGCTCGGGCTCCTGGCTGGGGTCAGGCGCCCGAGGAGAGAAGGGTCTTAACTCACGGCCCCATCAAACCCTGGaggggggatgggggaagggggtgggggctggggggacccacgtgaaggagagagggaaggagcagGATTGGGCCGCACCCTGGCTGTCAGCAAGGGGCGGAGTCCACGTGGGCAGGGAGCAGGTGGTGGCTGTGGCCCCGGCTGCTGTCAGCAGAGGAATGTGGGGAGGAGATGCCCCTCCCGCCCCCAGAGGCAGGCTGAGGAGGAGGCCAGGCCCCTCTGGGAGTCTGAGGGGGAAACGTGGCCTTCCCAGGGGCCGTCCCTGAGTGTGAGTTCTCACAGGGGACACGCGGTCCTGTCCTCAGGGGCCAGACAGACCCCGTGTCCTCTCTAGGGAGCGTCTGTCTGTGGGAGCAGGTCAGGCAGGGGACTCTGGGCACCCCCACTGTTGGGGAGCCCACACTGAAGAGGAGAGATGCTCCTATCCTGGAGAACTTTGACCCCAGGGGCAGCTGGTCTCACATCTGGGGCATCTGGCGCAAGAGGGGACAtaagtgttgggggaggggggacagtCCTTGATCTCGACAGGAAGCCTGTGGCCTCTTTGTTGGGAGCATAGTTTGAGGAGGGGGTCCTGTCTGGGGGCCATGAGCCTTATTTTTAGGCTCCTCTTGGCAGGATGTGGGGGCCTGGCCAGTTGGCAGTTGGCCTAGACCAGTTGGCATATCTGAAAAAAGAAACTGGCCTCTGGTTATGGGGAACCTCAGGAGGGTGTGGGGGTCGCCCGCTGAGGGGCTGGAGCCAGGGCCCATCTCCTTGGCCTGCCCTGGGCCTTTGGTCTCCCCCCAGTGCCCCATGGCGAGTGGCTCTGGAGCGCTGCCCGTGAGGCCTGTTATCTGAGGTGGCCGGGTGGGAGTGTCTCCTCGAGCGACTGGGGGCCCCAGCATGGAGGCAGTGGCGCCCACCCGCACAGACCCCGGGGCGTCTCCTCTCGGTGGCTCTGCTCCCTCGTGAGGCTCCCAGGGACCAGCAGCCCTTTCTATGAGGGTTCAAGGCGATGGGGCTGCGCGAGCGGTGCTGCCAGTCTTCTCTCCGGGGAGTCCCTGACTGGGCTCCTGACCTCCTCCCTGGGGTCTCTTCTGGGCAGTAGCTGCCCCGTCTTTGCCCCCTCTCTTGCCTCACACCAGCGTCCCTGCAGCCTGGcggctcccccttccctctctatCTGAGTGCATGGCCAGGACCCTGAGAGGACCTCCCAGCCCGCCCAGGTGCCCGGCCCCAGAGTGGAGGGCTTGCAGCCCTGCCTTCCGACCAGCTGTCAGCTGTGCTGTCAGTCTGCCTGGGACCTGGGTGGGCCAGGGTGTGTCCGTTTCCTGCCTTCAGGCCTAACTTTCCTTCCTGGGCTGGGGTCTTGCCGACCCCCGCCACCCTGACTGCAGGGGCAGATCCTGCACCACACCACCGCGTGGGGAGCCCTCCCCACAGCGGagcaggagggggaggggtgggccaggaggggaaggggctgcCCAGCGTCTCGCCACCCCTCACAGGCCAGTGGCTCTGTCTCCCCTTGTTCCTGCTCCAGATGGCGGCTCAGCGGCAGCGGGCACTGGCCATCATGTGCCGGGTCTACGTGGGCTCCATCTACTACGAGCTAGGGGAGGACACCATCCGCCAGGCATTCGCCCCCTTTGGGCCTATCAAGAGCATCGACATGTCCTGGGACTCCGTCACCATGAAGCACAAGGTGAGGGTCCGTCTGCCACCTCGCCCCAGCTCTGCACTCTCCTGGCCTAACTGCACGTTCCTATGTCCAGGGCTTTGCGTTTGTGGAGTATGAGGTCCCAGAAGCCGCCCAGCTGGCCTTGGAGCAGATGAATtccgtgatgctgggaggcaggaacatcaaggtgagggctggggaggggacctTGGGGCCAGTGTGCAGTGTGTTCTGTGTCCGGATAGCCAGCCTAGACTGACTGGGggctctttgtctcctgtctctACCCCAGGTGGGCAGACCCAGcaacatagggcaggctcagccCATCATAGACCAGCTGGCTGAGGAGGCGCGAGCCTTCAACCGCATCTACGTGGCTTCCGTGCACCAGGACCTCTCAGATGATGACATCAAGAGTGTGTTTGAGGCCTTTGGCAAGATCAAATCCTGCACGCTGGCTCGGGATCCCACGACTGGCAAGCACAAGGGCTATGGCTTCATTGGTGAGTttgggaaggtgggggtggggtgaagccccctccccccacaccccagccCCAAGGCTGGCCCTCACTGCGCTCCTGCTCTGCAGAATATGAGAAAGCCCAATCGTCCCAGGATGCCGTGTCTTCCATGAACCTTTTTGATCTGGGGGGCCAGTACTTGCGGGTGGGCAAGGCTGTCACACCCCCTATGCCCCTGCTTACACCGGCCACACCTGGAGGCCTCCCGCCGGCTGCTGCCGTGGCCGCAGCTGCAGCCACAGCCAAGATTACAGCTCAGGTAAGGAATGGTGCCATTGTGTGATTCAGTAGTGGGCACTGGGACCACTGGTCCTGTGGGGACTGGCCCTTTTATGGTCTTGAGTGGAGGCACCCAGATCCAGGACTAAGCGTGGTGGCCTTCTTGGTTGCAGGAAGCAGTGGCTGGAGCAGCAGTACTGGGTACCCTAGCCACTCCTggactggtgtcccctgcactgactcTGGCCCAGCCCCTGGGGGCTCTACCCCAGGCCGTCATGGCTGCCCAGGCCCCAGGAGTCATCACAGGTGAGCCTGGGTGGGTCAAGGTTTCCCTCCTTCCACTGCTGCTCTTCTGGGCCTGATGCCTTCAGCTGTCCTTAACGAGCTTCTTCGCCCCCTGGGCCCACTGCGCCCCAGGGCAGTTCAGCCATGCTCTTTCCTGGGaatggagggaggtggggggagtgaCTGCTGACTCGGTGGGTTTGCTGCAGGTGTGACCCCGGCTCGGCCTCCCATTCCGGTCACCATCCCCTCTGTGGGTGTGGTGAATCCCATCCTGGCCAGCCCTCCGACACTTGGTCTCCTGGAGCccaagaaggagaaggaggaggaagagctgTTTCCCGAGTCGGAGCGGCCGGAGATGCTGAGTGAGCAGGAGCACATGAGCATCTCAGGAAGCAGCGCCCGCCACATGGTGATGCAGAAGCTCCTCCGCAAGCAGGAGGTGGGCCACCGGGGCCGGTGGGGCCGGGCGGGGTGGGGCGGTCCAGCCAGCCACAGCTCTCAGCTGTCCCCCCCACAGTCCACAGTGATGGTTCTGCGCAACATGGTGGACCCCAAGGACATCGACGATGACCTGGAAGGGGAGGTGACTGAGGAGTGTGGCAAGTTTGGTGCTGTCAACCGTGTCATCATCTACCAAGAGAAACAGGGCGAGGAAGAGGACGCGGAGATCATTGTCAAGATTTTTGTGGAGTTTTCCGTAGCCTCTGAGACTCACAAGGCCATCCAGGCCCTCAATGGGCGCTGGTTTGCTGGCCGCAAGGTGGTGGCTGAAGTGTATGACCAGGAGCGTTTTGATAACAGTGACCTCTCTGCATGACCTCGGCCCCGTTCCCTGGACTCGCACTTTTTCCTTGTTTCCTCTGGGTTTTATAGAGTGATTCAATGGTATCTCGGGCCCGGCCGCCCAGCCTGTGGATAAACGTGCAGGTGCTGCTGGCCCTGACCGTCCCTGTCTGACAGTAGTCTTGTGCTTATTGGCTCCCGGGGCGGGGGTGCGGGTGCGGGGCAGGG includes the following:
- the PUF60 gene encoding poly(U)-binding-splicing factor PUF60 isoform X2, with the translated sequence MATATIALVNGQQGGGSEPAAAAAAVVAAGDKWKPPQGTDSIKMENGQGTAAKLGLPPLTPEQQEALQKAKKYAMEQSIKSVLVKQTIAHQQQQLTNLQMAAQRQRALAIMCRVYVGSIYYELGEDTIRQAFAPFGPIKSIDMSWDSVTMKHKGFAFVEYEVPEAAQLALEQMNSVMLGGRNIKVGRPSNIGQAQPIIDQLAEEARAFNRIYVASVHQDLSDDDIKSVFEAFGKIKSCTLARDPTTGKHKGYGFIEYEKAQSSQDAVSSMNLFDLGGQYLRVGKAVTPPMPLLTPATPGGLPPAAAVAAAAATAKITAQEAVAGAAVLGTLATPGLVSPALTLAQPLGALPQAVMAAQAPGVITGVTPARPPIPVTIPSVGVVNPILASPPTLGLLEPKKEKEEEELFPESERPEMLSEQEHMSISGSSARHMVMQKLLRKQESTVMVLRNMVDPKDIDDDLEGEVTEECGKFGAVNRVIIYQEKQGEEEDAEIIVKIFVEFSVASETHKAIQALNGRWFAGRKVVAEVYDQERFDNSDLSA
- the PUF60 gene encoding poly(U)-binding-splicing factor PUF60 isoform X6; this encodes MATATIALQVNGQQGGGSEPAAAAAAVVAAGDKWKPPQGTDSIKMENGQGTAAKLGLPPLTPEQQEALQKAKKYAMEQSIKSVLVKQTIAHQQQQLTNLQMAAQRQRALAIMCRVYVGSIYYELGEDTIRQAFAPFGPIKSIDMSWDSVTMKHKGFAFVEYEVPEAAQLALEQMNSVMLGGRNIKVGRPSNIGQAQPIIDQLAEEARAFNRIYVASVHQDLSDDDIKSVFEAFGKIKSCTLARDPTTGKHKGYGFIEYEKAQSSQDAVSSMNLFDLGGQYLRVGKAVTPPMPLLTPATPGGLPPAAAVAAAAATAKITAQEAVAGAAVLGTLATPGLVSPALTLAQPLGALPQAVMAAQAPGVITGVTPARPPIPVTIPSVGVVNPILASPPTLGLLEPKKEKEEEELFPESERPEMLSEQEHMSISGSSARHMVMQKLLRKQESTVMVLRNMVDPKDIDDDLEGEVTEECGKFGAVNRVIIYQEKQGEEEDAEIIVKIFVEFSVASETHKAIQALNGRWFAGRKVVAEVYDQERFDNSDLSA
- the PUF60 gene encoding poly(U)-binding-splicing factor PUF60 isoform X5; translation: MATATIALQVNGQQGGGSEPAAAAAAVVAAGDKWKPPQGTDSIKMENGQGTAAKLGLPPLTPEQQEALQKAKKYAMEQSIKSVLVKQTIAHQQQQLTNLQMAAVTMGFGDPLSPLQSMAAQRQRALAIMCRVYVGSIYYELGEDTIRQAFAPFGPIKSIDMSWDSVTMKHKGFAFVEYEVPEAAQLALEQMNSVMLGGRNIKVGRPSNIGQAQPIIDQLAEEARAFNRIYVASVHQDLSDDDIKSVFEAFGKIKSCTLARDPTTGKHKGYGFIEYEKAQSSQDAVSSMNLFDLGGQYLRVGKAVTPPMPLLTPATPGGLPPAAAVAAAAATAKITAQEAVAGAAVLGTLATPGLVSPALTLAQPLGALPQAVMAAQAPGVITGVTPARPPIPVTIPSVGVVNPILASPPTLGLLEPKKEKEEEELFPESERPEMLSEQEHMSISGSSARHMVMQKLLRKQESTVMVLRNMVDPKDIDDDLEGEVTEECGKFGAVNRVIIYQEKQGEEEDAEIIVKIFVEFSVASETHKAIQALNGRWFAGRKVVAEVYDQERFDNSDLSA
- the PUF60 gene encoding poly(U)-binding-splicing factor PUF60 isoform X1; protein product: MATATIALVNGQQGGGSEPAAAAAAVVAAGDKWKPPQGTDSIKMENGQGTAAKLGLPPLTPEQQEALQKAKKYAMEQSIKSVLVKQTIAHQQQQLTNLQMAAVTMGFGDPLSPLQSMAAQRQRALAIMCRVYVGSIYYELGEDTIRQAFAPFGPIKSIDMSWDSVTMKHKGFAFVEYEVPEAAQLALEQMNSVMLGGRNIKVGRPSNIGQAQPIIDQLAEEARAFNRIYVASVHQDLSDDDIKSVFEAFGKIKSCTLARDPTTGKHKGYGFIEYEKAQSSQDAVSSMNLFDLGGQYLRVGKAVTPPMPLLTPATPGGLPPAAAVAAAAATAKITAQEAVAGAAVLGTLATPGLVSPALTLAQPLGALPQAVMAAQAPGVITGVTPARPPIPVTIPSVGVVNPILASPPTLGLLEPKKEKEEEELFPESERPEMLSEQEHMSISGSSARHMVMQKLLRKQESTVMVLRNMVDPKDIDDDLEGEVTEECGKFGAVNRVIIYQEKQGEEEDAEIIVKIFVEFSVASETHKAIQALNGRWFAGRKVVAEVYDQERFDNSDLSA